A genomic stretch from Camelus ferus isolate YT-003-E chromosome 29, BCGSAC_Cfer_1.0, whole genome shotgun sequence includes:
- the DNAJC9 gene encoding dnaJ homolog subfamily C member 9 isoform X2 gives MGLLELCEEVFGTADLYRVLGVRREASDGEVRRGYHKVSLQVHPDRVGEGDKEDATRRFQILGKVYSVLSDKEQRAMYDEQGTVDEDSVVLSQDRDWETYWRLLFKKISLEDIQAFEKTYKGSEEELADIKQAYLDFKGDMDQIMESVLCVQYAEEPRIRNIIQQAIDAREVPSYNAFVKESKQKMSARKRRAQEEAKEAEMSRKELGLDGGVDDLKAVIQCGQDL, from the exons ATGGGGCTTCTGGAGCTGTGCGAGGAAGTGTTCGGCACCGCCGACCTTTACCGAGTGTTGGGCGTGCGGCGCGAGGCCTCAGACGGCGAAGTCCGGCGCGGCTACCACAAAGTGTCCCTGCAGGTGCACCCGGACCGAGTGGGCGAGGGCGACAAGGAGGACGCCACCCGCCGCTTCCAG ATCCTCGGGAAGGTCTATTCCGTTCTGAGTGACAAAGAGCAGAGAGCAATGTACGATGAGCAGGGAACGGTGGACGAGGATTCTGTTGTGCTCAGCCAAGACCGGGACTGGGAGACCTATTGGAGATTACTCTTTAAAAAG ATATCTCTAGAAGACATTCAAGCTTTTGAAAAGACATACAAAGGTTCTGAAGAAGAGCTGGCTGATATTAAACAGGCCTATTTGGACTTCAAGGGTGACATGGATCAGATCATGGAGTCTGTGCTGTGTGTGCAGTACGCAGAGGAACCCAGGataaggaatattattcaacaagcCATTGATGCCAGAGAAGTCCCATCCTATAATGCCTTTGTCAAAGAATCGAAGCAAAAGATGAGTGCAAGGAAAAGAAGG GCTCAGGAGGAGGCTAAAGAAGCAGAAATGAGCAGGAAGGAGTTGGGACTTGATGGAGGAGTAGATGACTTGAAAGCAGTCATTCAG
- the MRPS16 gene encoding 28S ribosomal protein S16, mitochondrial isoform X1, translated as MRKKSFLAGVRKRNFTEKMGSKPELIGTTLLCKAYRGGHLTIRLSLGGCTNRPFFRIVAAHNKCPRDGRFVEQLGSYDPMPNSHGEKLVALNLDRIRHWIGCGAHLSKPVEKLLGLSGFFPLHPMVITNAERLRRKRAHEVLLAAQKTDSEATETDAS; from the exons ATGAGGAAGAAGTCATTTCTGGCTGGAGTGCGTAAGAgaaatttcacagagaaaatgggATCTAAGCCAGAATTGATTGGAA CTACTCTCCTCTGCAAGGCCTACCGTGGAGGTCACTTAACCATCCGCCTTTCCCTGGGTGGCTGTACCAACCGGCCTTTCTTCCGCATCGTGGCTGCTCACAACAAATGTCCCAGGGATGGCCGTTTCGTGGAGCAGCTGGGCTCCTATGATCCAATGCCCAACAGTCATGGAGAGAAACTCGTTGCTCTCAACCTGGATCGGATCCGGCATTGGATTGGCTGTGGGGCTCACCTCTCTAAGCCTGTGGAAAAGCTTCTAG GTCTTTCTGGCTTTTTCCCTCTGCATCCCATGGTGATCACAAATGCTGAGAGGCTGCGACGGAAACGTGCACACGAAGTCCTTTTAGCCGCCCAGAAAACAGATTCAGAGGCTACAGAAACAGATGCAAGCTGA
- the MRPS16 gene encoding 28S ribosomal protein S16, mitochondrial isoform X2, producing the protein MVQLTTLLCKAYRGGHLTIRLSLGGCTNRPFFRIVAAHNKCPRDGRFVEQLGSYDPMPNSHGEKLVALNLDRIRHWIGCGAHLSKPVEKLLGLSGFFPLHPMVITNAERLRRKRAHEVLLAAQKTDSEATETDAS; encoded by the exons ATGGTCCAGCTCA CTACTCTCCTCTGCAAGGCCTACCGTGGAGGTCACTTAACCATCCGCCTTTCCCTGGGTGGCTGTACCAACCGGCCTTTCTTCCGCATCGTGGCTGCTCACAACAAATGTCCCAGGGATGGCCGTTTCGTGGAGCAGCTGGGCTCCTATGATCCAATGCCCAACAGTCATGGAGAGAAACTCGTTGCTCTCAACCTGGATCGGATCCGGCATTGGATTGGCTGTGGGGCTCACCTCTCTAAGCCTGTGGAAAAGCTTCTAG GTCTTTCTGGCTTTTTCCCTCTGCATCCCATGGTGATCACAAATGCTGAGAGGCTGCGACGGAAACGTGCACACGAAGTCCTTTTAGCCGCCCAGAAAACAGATTCAGAGGCTACAGAAACAGATGCAAGCTGA